The window GCCAGGATACTCACCCCACCTGCAAGTAAGAAGTGCCAGGCCCAGGCAGACTAGCACATGGCAGCCGAAGCCGAAACCCTTCAGACGAGATGGGACATGAAAGAGGAGATTAAAGATCCCATTGAGAAGGGGGCGTTCATTTCTGCACCTTCCTCTTTTTACTCAATAAAGTGTCAAGGAAACACCTTGTTGACATCTTATTTACTGAATAATGATCATAATCAaaactcctccctcctctgatGACCCCTGTGGCTGGCTGGATTGCTCTGCCTGGCATGCAGCGAAACCCTCTCACCAACAAAAGAACCAGCATACCAAGCTTTTGCCCTGCGGCTCCGTGGAGGTTCTGCAATGTACTCTGATAGGGGAGAACAAAACGGGCACATCAAAATGTTCATTCACAGGATTTTAAAAGGTTAATGCAAAGTTATAATTAGGACATGCATTTTGGATCAAACTTAACAAAGCCGCTTTAAACTCGGCGCGCAGAATGAATTGATTcttattttgacttttctttggTTAAGCATGTGAGTCATGCTGTCATGCACTGGCTCCCTATCAGCAGAAAATTGCCGACTTATTCCCAGATGATGAAAATACATCTCACAATGGGAAACCTGTTGACGCAGCAATCCAATGATGTGTGGGAAAGTCAGATAAAAAAACGTGTTTAGCTGTTTTTAACGTTCAGCAGTTTGACACACCTATGGCTCTGTTAACGTATTCAGACAAGTTCTGTGTGtatcagcagcagagatgaaacAGAGGAAAATGCTCTAGTGGGCCATATGGTAAGATAATACTATGCTTAACCTGGAGACTGAGAGAAGCAAAAGTTCCCAGCTTTGAAGAGAGTAAATGAACGCTTATATTGCACATAATTAACACATACCCATCACACTATTGCGCTATACTTCTCTATTTGTCTTTAATCacgtgtgtgtttataatgGACAACTATAAATAGACTGTGAGATTCACATAAAGAACCAGAGGCCACAGTTGATGCAAAAACCTGAACTACAGACATACAAAAACATGGCTTTATCATCAGCATTCTCTCAGTCAATTGTATTCCCTTGAATGAACAACCAGACAAATGCCAAGAGGGAAGAGAGACGAACTGAATGAGACACATACACATTATAACGGCGTGTGAAACAGCACACAAGGTTGATCATGACACGTTATTTCCCAGAGAGTGACACGACCTCCGACCGCAAGGTCTGAACTTCCGTCTCTCGGGCCGGCCCTGCCATGTCCAATTTGCCATATGCCTGAGGTGGCGGAGGGAGAAGGGGgacaccacagaggaagagtgGGGTTTTTAAGCAGATGCTTTCTCACAGAGCTTCAATAATGAATTTAAACTTTTGTAGGAACTCCTAAAAGTATTAATAGAAATGTGTACATTTTCTTTCAGCTCTGGCAGAAATGAGAGGTAAAGGTGTTGTGGTTTAAATGAGTACTTTTGTGGTTCTGCAACATACCACATACCAACAGATAATAGAGGCGCATATATTCTTCTCAGGTAGCAAGTGATAATGCAATCATTGAAAGATGGGAAAACGACTTATAATGCTTCAGAGAATCCTTGGCTAATAGGATTTATGGCTTAGGGGTTCTGGACCTACAACACCTAGAGGGGCGAGGGTCAGTATGAATGTGAGAGAAAGGCAGATGAGTACAGATGAGTGGGGTGCTCTTAAAACAAAATCTCAGCGAAATAactttacctgtgtgtgtgtgtatttgtgtcggTTTGTTAGCTATGATTACATTAGCCATAAGTTCAAGAAACATCAGACGCTTCCACTCATTAGGAAACAGTTTCATTGTGTCATTATCTCCTCCAGAGAGTCTTTGTTTTGACAGTAGTTCATCTGCTGGGGAGAAGGCAGCGGTGGTGCGTGTTTGTTGCTATCAGCAGGATTGAGATACAAGCTTCTTGAAGCTCACCAGGGTGGTCAATCTCCCGGTTCTATCTGCAAAGAATGGGGAGAGGGGAGCATCGGGGGgatcagctcagctcagctcactGATCTGCACAGGAAACACAGAGCATGGGAACCCACCAGGGAGCCCCAAACTAGTCCCTGCCGTGGAAACCTGCTGATAGAGCCTGGAACAAGAGAAAACATACAAGATGTATCAGGGTTTTTAAAGACACTTTAGGAAATGCATATGAGCTAAAATGCTGCCTTTTTGGGGCTTGAAAAAAGGCTGTCAGAAAAGGTTAAGAACACAGAGTAGCAATGATCAAAGTGATTGATAAGATTTCCTCCATCTAGTTCAATATCACTCTGACAAtgacaaaacagagagagactccCATCGGCTGATCAGTCCAGTGAGCAAGGTACTGTGTGCACTGTTATCTCATGAAGAGGGATCAATACAGCAATGTTGAGGCAATGATGACCATAGTTAAATATTGGCTCAGGATTTCAAAAGTGTTTGCTCTGTCTGCCACACCATCGTCtcctagagagagagagagagagagagagatagagggagagagatagatagatagagagagagagagagggagagagcagggACTAATTCTCAACctgtctgttaaatatatattgtgttgtaCTTGTGAATTAATGCTCCCTAGTGTTCAGCAAATTGTTCAGATTTTTACCAGCAAAATGTACCCAGTGTCAACAGTAAAGTACTTATTATTACagtgttattgttttgtatgaATATTGTAGTTGGCCCAGATGGGACAGATTTTAGCAGCTTTATATAGGGTTATTTGATGCAAGACAATGCATTGTTAATGATTTGTCACTATTGCTGTGATTAATATATTGGAGGAGAATAAAGTAGCATAAGATGGACATACTACTGCAAGAATGTATAATTCAACCCCTGCATGCAACTTAGATCATGTAATGTTTTATGTAGAATGGCCACTTTCAGAGTTtgtatataatgtttatattgtataatgtgtcatgtataataataataataatatgtattatattctGCAAcagactggtgacctgtccagggtgaaccctgccttcgcccattgacagctgagataggctccagcacccctgcgacccttaactggataagcaggctacggaaaatgaatgaatcaatgaatgtattaaattaaattaaattaaattaaattaaattaaattattaaattaaattaaattaaattatattatattatgttttaattgtttttaagtgAATCATatgttttctattaaaaaaaaatatctacaaagtCTATTTTATCAGATTAAATGTAGTGgtataaaaagtacaatattcccTCTGAAATATAGTATAGATACATAAAGTAGGTTGAATAATCACGAAAAGTCTTATTGGCGATCAATTCTCTGAAactgcaagaaaacaaagaacaacagCTCTCTCTCGTGGTAAAGGCGATTAATTACAGGCTGAGCAGTGAGTCTTCCAGACCACTAGGTGTCGCTGTCTGATCTCCGGGTCGTAAAACTGTCGCGGTGTTTCCCTCGTTGGTAGAAGTCGCCTCGTTTGTTTTCTGGCTGTCAACACGGTGTGTAAACACCACGGAACAGAGCCGGGggagaggagctgctgcaggacggCACACATTTCCTCCATTTATTGAATAAGCGTGAATGGGAAAGCCTCTATAACCGCGCCGCCGCTGACTCTGTAGCACAGCGGGGTGAAGTCCGGAAGAAAAGCGGGTCGGTACATTGTGCGGAGGACGGAGGCGGCTGGTCAGCGGCTGTCGGAGGACCATGGCGGCGGTGACTGTAGCGGAGGCTGATCCGGCAGCGAGCGAAGGCGGCTCCGGCTTCACCGGCGTCCACAACCGGGACTGGGACGAGTCTCAGCTCCGGAAATATTCCTTCCACACGCAGCCCATCCCCAGGCTGTCTCACACCGACCCCCGGGCAGAGATGCTCATCAGCAACGAGgtaaacacaactttatttaaacacctTACCTGCCTGGAAAACAATAACGAaaccttttaataataataataataataataataataataactttatttatatagcaccttttaaaaacaaggtttacaatcgttaggataaaactaaactaagaaacaaaatgaaataacaagtgacaattaaataaacgaacaaaataaataaaatccagtgAAATAATAGTAAGAACAGACAAAGGTAGACCTGCAGCACAAAGCCTGTTTTTAAAGTGTATATCGAGATGTATAGTGAAGTGCACATCATTTTGTCTTGGTTTATTGTAGTCTGGTGTTCAGTTATGGATTTCATTATAAgtaataggaaaaaaaatattattcaaagATGTAGCCTAGAGTTACAAGacaagtacattacattacattacagtcatttagcagacgcttttatccaaagcgacttacaataagtgtattcaacaaagGTATTAATTATCTCAATTTGTGGTGAGATCCTAATGAAACAGAAGTCAGAGCGTCTTTAGCCACTGTAATATGAGAATATACAGTAAAACTAAATGTTGGAGTATACTGGGTTTGTGTACAGTCACAAGAGGATCTTTAGTCAAATCCTTATCATTCGTTTGGGCCGATATAAAGTGGACAATGTAGCACCATGCTGAGCTACTGGCTCATGTAAACACACCTCATAGTTTGTTTTACAAGAAGTGATGATGATTggattttgttattaaaaatacaaagaaatgtatGTACTTATTGGATTGTTGTTTTTGgagttatttttaaataggTGCATAATATGAGCAGGGATGTGATCTAAAAAGGTTATAAAGCCTTAGAAAGATACATCTAtggagctgaaacaataagtaGATTTACGGAAATGTAGATATTTGACAGTTACATTgaggaaatcattttttcaaGCAAACATCAGTCAGCAACAAGGGAAAGGCATTTTCCACGTTTGGTAATCTGCAGCCCGATggtaaatgttttgtaaaagtgGGACTTTGCTTGCTACCAGTGAGCATATTTTAGTTTTGGGAATGAAAGCATAATAAAACTGCAAAATAGCAATGGAATTGAAGGCCAAGGGTAATTCAATCAGCGAAGTCACATCAGGTAGTTTGCATTTGACATCATGGTTGAAAACGCCTGCGGACATCATCGTGCCTTTCTCAGAAATACATAATGCTATAGAGAGCAGTCAACAGCTGTAGGTTTTCAAACCTCTTCCTTCTCACCTTTTTGGTGGAACAGCTGTTGGTTTTCTATGTTAACATGATTCAGGTACTCAGATTGAGGCAGCACCAACCTTTTGAATGGatgaaataattacatttctgagTGCTATTTGTCGAAAGCAGGGAAGAAGCTTTTTTTGACTTCCATAAAGCTGACGAGCAGGCGTACAAAAGGGATACATGCCTGACCGTACTTTTTTCCACTTGTGGAGACAAGCCTCATCCCAGCTCTCATTATTTGTATCCAGTGTCAATGCCAGCTGCAGCATTTCCCAGGAGGGTTGTACACCTGTTCAACATAGACAATATGTAGCCTTTTCAGAAATCTCCTAAAGGGACGTGCAATCATGCACGTGCCTCACATGGAAGTGCATGACGATGTGTTATCATATGACATCATATCTATTTCAAAGGAAATGGCAATTCACTCCACCCTAAAAGGTTCTGAACATGTAGAAACAAACTGTTACTTAAAGCTCACATTGGCCTTGTATATTTTGTAGCTACTGATTagctttttgccattttttatcttttcattttcattaattagAACAAATCATAGTTTGTGTTTGTCGTGATGAGAAAACTTATTAACATGGGTAACGCTTTTTGATGTTTGTGGTTCTTGAGAAATTGGAAACTCAGTTAAGTGTGTCTCATCCAGATACATATCCAACATATATCGATTCTGCATTAAAAGAACTGAAACCTTCTGTTCTATCTAGAGTACACACAGGAATAGAAATGTCTTCTGTCCTCTCAAAATTGACCAGGTTCTTTATTTTTCCCCAGCTCTCAATGTTCAGCTCttgggaaatgtttttaaagaatagTAATATTCCTATCCAGCAAACCCACGCACCACTTCCGTTCATAAGTTCAATGTGGCACAAGTGAAGTAAAAGAAGATTAAttaaacacacatcacatgAGCAATCAGAACAGCACCATAGACCAAGACATGTATCAGGTCAATGggtcaacattttttaacacattttcaaacagctATATTATTTGTTTGACATGTTAAGgaaattcatattcatatcaagcgatttcaaaagcaaaatacaaaatgttgttattaGATAACGGAATAGAAGACACACATGCCTGTTAAACAGTGTGGAGCGCTGAGCCCTTGGGTCAAATAAGTCATGTTCCTGAGAACCTGCAGGTCGTATCAAGGCTGAATACTGATGGTTAGATCAATCTTTATtactataaacaaacaaactttattaaCTCTTCGGTAACGCAGACTCCCAGCGCTCTCCGGAGAAAGTGAAACTCCTGAGAGCTGGTGCAGCGCATGGGggtggggagggagagagagagagatagagagacttAGAGAGAgacttggagagagagagaggcagcggGAGCGCGCCTAGCGGACTACGTTCAGTTAGTCACGTAGCCCTCGGTCGTCTGTATCATCGAAGCACTGCGCGGGCGTGTGTTGGGATTTATGTTCCTTTCTGCATAAAAGATGATGAAAGACATATACTTACCAATATTTTCCGAAAATGTTGTGTGGAAAAACAGTATGACACAATCAAGATTATGCACAGTATTGCAGTAATGTTTAACACGTCTTTTACTCTaacataattcaataaaaatgtttaagaacaataaaaaaaaaaaaaattgaccttTTTTATGTACTACATTAACAATAGCCTAATATGTGATAAAGTTAAACTATTAATATGCAACTAATgtagattaagaaaaaaatacttatattCTACAGTGTAATCATGATAGTTGATAATTATGAAATGCCACAAAGAACAGTAACTTTATATTTAGTATGTAAAACCAGTGACATAACCCTCTTAGCAGACTTGCAGCGATTACTCCATGGTGCATTTTTCTATTGAGATTTCCTTGTTTTTGTAAGTGTATAGGCTCGTTctattgaattaaataaatatcagtttatctaatctgaatgtatttaaatgttcttcATCTGTTTTCAGGAACCAGTGGTTTTAACAGATACAAACCTTGTGTATCCAGCTCTTAAATGGGACATTGCATACCTCCAGGAGAACATTGGGAATGGAGACTTCTCTGTTTACACCGCAGAAAACCATAAATTCCTCTACTACGATGAGAAAAAAATGGCTAATTTTGAGAACTTTATCCCCAAGTCACAACGAATGGAAATGAAATTCCCTGAATTTGTGGATAAAATGCATATAACGGAGCaaatgggaggagaggagaggtaagaTGCATTTATAAGGGTATTTTAgtttctgcaaatttccccgctgcgggactaataaaggattatcttatcttatcttatcttattttagttgGAAAGGGAAATATGATGTAAGCCATGTTTATGTTAACCCTCTCTGGTCTGATGCTCAATCTGAACAAAATCCTCTCTTTGAAGTGTAAACAGTCTGCAGGTGTGTTAGACAGTGAAGGGTGTTTTCTCCCATGAAATGTTATTGTGCACAGGAAGGTGGAGCAAATGACTAAGCATTTACACAGGAAAATCAGAAGAGAAGCACATTATTGTGACCTAACCTGACCTGGCGGCACACACGGACAGATCACTTACTAAAGCATAGTTTGACTCACTCACAGTGGCTCTGATCTCTTTGGATTTCGTTATCTACTTCCTTCTATGTCATATTGTTCCTCAGGGTTTAATGGAGTACACTGTAAACAAGCGTAGAACcttaaagagacatttaaagtAGCAAAAATGAGCTGCATTGTGACTTCTTTCAGGTCTTGGAGAGTAAAACAGGGTGGCTCATACATTTTGCATGTCTCTTCTCTTTAATGCATTTCAAGGGTATATCTGCAGCAGACCCTGAATGACACAGTAGGGAAGAAGATTGTTGTTGACTTTCTTGGTTTCAACTGGAACTGGATCAACAAGCAGCAAGCAAAGAGAAACTGGGGACAACTGACATCCAACCTGCTGCTGATAGGCATGGAGGGTGAGGGCTCTCACAGAAGTTATCCAGGGATTCGGTGTCAGAGTTTCTGCTGTATAATGTTGTCCTTAATGTTTTTCACACTTCAAATGTTCTTTTCATAATCCATCACCACAGGCAATGTGACACCAGCACATTACGACGAGCAGCAGAACTTCTTTGCACAGATTAAAGGCAATAAGAGATGCATTCTCTTTCCTCCAGACCAGTTTGAGTGTCTCTATCCATATCCCGTGCACCACCCCTGTGACAGACAGAGCCAAGTAAGCCGCAGATATGTAGAAATCTAACTAGGGTTAAATAATATGAACGCATTACTTGTCAGATTTGTGATTTAGTTCTGTTATCTTCATCTATAGTGGTAGAGATAATTCACATTAAAGCTCTCAGAGTGAGACAGACTTTATATAATGATCTCTACACAATTAAAATTGAAAACAGTCTCAATtgaatactgatgcctctatatgacttGGTGCCACCGAGTGGGATTCCTTGCAAAATACTAtttggaaacactaccacttttgtccgcagggaccgccaaaatcatcacaaaatgaaagttccttgcagtaactttaaataaagttattatgaAGATGAATGTGTTAAGATTACTTGAAATAAGGACATACATAAAAAACGGAAAAGCTGGCACATGATTCtgaagtaccgtattttccgcactataaggtgcacttaaaagcctttaattttctcaaaaaacgacagtgcgctttataatccggagcgccttatatatggattaattctggttgtgcttactgacctcgaagcggttttgtgtggtacacggcgctctgtcaaaatgttttagtacgactttggtaaactacaaagccgcaccgcttgcagcattacggccaccgtagtcaggagcgtcgcggagtaatacacactgtgcttcaccataatattacagtgtgtgtgtgtataaggaccccaaaatggctcctgtcaagagacacgcttacgacgcggacttcaaactcaaggctgtcagtcacgcagtagaacatgggaatagagcagctgcgagagaattcaacattaatgaatcaatggtacggaagtggaggaagcaagttattgtgaacacgtttaataaagtttgactgactgactgttttgtttcgcttaatgcgctttatagtccggtgcgccttatatatgaaaaaaatcgaaaatagaccattcattgacagtgcgccttataatccagtgcgccctatagtgcggaaaatacggtaacttacttattttaaaacaaatgtc is drawn from Anoplopoma fimbria isolate UVic2021 breed Golden Eagle Sablefish chromosome 6, Afim_UVic_2022, whole genome shotgun sequence and contains these coding sequences:
- the hif1an gene encoding hypoxia-inducible factor 1-alpha inhibitor is translated as MAAVTVAEADPAASEGGSGFTGVHNRDWDESQLRKYSFHTQPIPRLSHTDPRAEMLISNEEPVVLTDTNLVYPALKWDIAYLQENIGNGDFSVYTAENHKFLYYDEKKMANFENFIPKSQRMEMKFPEFVDKMHITEQMGGEERVYLQQTLNDTVGKKIVVDFLGFNWNWINKQQAKRNWGQLTSNLLLIGMEGNVTPAHYDEQQNFFAQIKGNKRCILFPPDQFECLYPYPVHHPCDRQSQVDFDHPDCEKFPNFKNVVGYEAVVGPGDVLYIPMYWWHHIESLLNGGVTITVNFWYKGASTPRKIEYPLRAHQKVAIMRNIEKMLGEALGDPHEVGPLLNTMMKGRYDQDLKLEPDS